From Desulfuromonas soudanensis, the proteins below share one genomic window:
- a CDS encoding GNAT family N-acetyltransferase yields MKYKTEIIDSLDSWMQSHVDWNNLLKNSISNTVFLTWEWLFSWSECYLNENRRLFIICIYKEFELIGIAPWYINHTKYKLLNMRRIEFLGSPEAGSDYLDVIAKRGREQEVVSSLYQFLFDQGRSFWDCMLLRELPSSSLFLLYFLNKIEVDGKYAEIRHGSYCPVVSLPADRNDFLLTLSSNRREQFRRHWRMLNSRAGIEYRSFTSGDCIGALDELCKLFKEKNKYYNESLSQFIQKFAAQCNGNDWLQIDLLTLNGRNIAALLHLRYQDELSMFLMTVDKDFDPKISIGNVLVGLSIQRAVEQKLTYYDFLKGIEDYKFHWADKGRRSLDIIFCRKKLSPIMFLTERFMKYSAKMILK; encoded by the coding sequence ATGAAATATAAAACAGAAATTATTGATTCATTAGATTCGTGGATGCAGTCACATGTTGATTGGAATAATTTGCTGAAAAATTCGATATCCAATACCGTTTTTTTGACATGGGAATGGCTCTTTTCGTGGTCTGAGTGCTATTTGAATGAAAATCGCAGGCTGTTCATTATCTGTATTTATAAAGAATTCGAACTTATAGGTATTGCCCCTTGGTATATTAACCATACTAAGTACAAGTTATTAAACATGAGACGAATAGAATTTCTTGGATCCCCTGAAGCAGGATCTGACTATCTCGATGTGATTGCCAAAAGGGGAAGGGAACAGGAAGTCGTCTCTTCTTTATATCAATTCCTTTTTGACCAGGGGCGTTCGTTCTGGGACTGTATGTTATTGAGAGAACTTCCCTCGTCTTCACTTTTTCTCCTCTATTTTTTAAACAAAATCGAGGTGGATGGAAAGTATGCAGAAATCAGGCACGGTTCTTACTGCCCGGTGGTTTCGCTCCCTGCGGATCGTAACGATTTTCTCTTGACGCTTTCATCAAACAGGAGGGAACAATTCAGGCGTCATTGGCGCATGCTGAATAGCCGCGCCGGTATAGAATATAGGTCCTTTACCTCAGGGGATTGCATCGGGGCTTTAGACGAGTTGTGTAAACTTTTTAAAGAAAAAAACAAATATTACAATGAATCACTTAGCCAGTTCATACAGAAATTCGCCGCACAATGCAATGGTAATGATTGGCTCCAGATAGATTTACTGACTTTGAATGGCAGAAACATAGCAGCGCTTCTCCATCTCAGATATCAGGACGAATTGAGCATGTTTCTTATGACTGTTGATAAAGATTTTGATCCCAAAATAAGTATAGGTAATGTTCTTGTCGGCCTTTCGATACAAAGAGCCGTAGAACAGAAATTAACATATTATGATTTTTTGAAAGGAATAGAGGACTATAAGTTTCACTGGGCTGATAAAGGAAGACGTTCCCTTGACATTATTTTTTGCAGAAAAAAACTATCTCCTATTATGTTTTTGACAGAACGTTTCATGAAATATTCAGCAAAAATGATATTAAAATAA
- a CDS encoding exosortase C-terminal domain/associated protein EpsI produces MPKTPFYFSLTILLLTLGLVHEVGSRGVPAVLQTNLENLPMQIAGYEGREDTFPQGVYDALPADLHLYRHYRSPQGSELSLYIGYYGTAKGGRSSHNPYACLPGAGWGIVESGTVEVHHVSVPQGVKVNYVVASKDGVNNVMLHWYQTAGTRVLATGFQQNIERFRGRILHNRNDGAYVQVNSLAPNKGISEVREEITKFVRKLIELLPDYWPLEG; encoded by the coding sequence ATGCCGAAGACGCCTTTTTATTTTTCTCTGACAATTTTGCTTTTAACCCTGGGGTTGGTCCACGAGGTCGGCTCCCGCGGGGTGCCGGCCGTGCTGCAGACCAATCTGGAAAACCTGCCGATGCAGATCGCTGGATACGAGGGGCGCGAAGATACCTTTCCTCAGGGGGTATACGACGCTCTTCCGGCCGATTTGCATCTCTATCGTCACTACCGGTCACCTCAGGGTTCCGAGTTGAGTCTCTATATTGGCTATTATGGCACCGCCAAGGGGGGACGCAGCAGCCACAACCCTTATGCCTGTCTGCCGGGAGCAGGGTGGGGAATCGTCGAAAGTGGCACCGTGGAGGTCCACCACGTCTCTGTCCCGCAAGGGGTCAAGGTCAACTACGTGGTCGCCAGCAAGGATGGGGTCAACAACGTGATGCTCCACTGGTACCAGACGGCCGGCACACGGGTGCTGGCGACGGGGTTTCAGCAGAATATCGAACGGTTCAGAGGACGCATTCTGCACAACCGAAATGACGGGGCGTATGTTCAGGTGAATTCCCTTGCACCAAATAAAGGAATTTCGGAAGTCAGAGAGGAAATAACGAAATTCGTTCGAAAATTGATTGAACTTTTGCCTGATTACTGGCCGTTGGAAGGGTAA
- the xrtA gene encoding exosortase A: MKIVTRNVKWQMTILLLAWATAFFPIMPALVEMWFSHSDNSHALLVPLVALYLVWQKRRDLGQVEIAGSIWGGLFLVGSLAFYLLSYAGGIAVFARLMIVFSLFGLLWACLGWQAVKVLAFPIGFLIFMIPVPDTVLGLVAFPLQMLATKISATVIALCSIPVYREGNMLYFIQTQLEVAEACSGIRSLMSLTMLAVLFAYLSGTGWWRKSVLILSAIPIAMLANILRVSGTGILAHFFGDRVARGFLHEFSGLVVFAFGLAVLFLVFTLLNRVGARRSVLLP; the protein is encoded by the coding sequence ATGAAAATCGTGACCCGAAACGTCAAATGGCAAATGACCATTCTTTTACTGGCCTGGGCTACGGCTTTTTTCCCCATTATGCCCGCGCTGGTCGAGATGTGGTTCAGCCACTCGGACAATTCCCATGCCCTGCTGGTTCCGCTGGTCGCTCTCTACCTCGTCTGGCAAAAGCGCCGGGATCTTGGCCAGGTCGAGATTGCCGGCTCGATCTGGGGCGGGTTGTTCCTCGTGGGGAGTCTGGCCTTTTATCTGCTCAGCTATGCCGGAGGGATCGCCGTCTTCGCCCGGCTGATGATCGTTTTTTCCCTCTTCGGCCTGCTCTGGGCCTGTCTGGGTTGGCAGGCGGTGAAGGTCCTCGCCTTCCCCATCGGTTTTTTGATCTTCATGATACCGGTTCCCGATACCGTTCTTGGTCTCGTCGCCTTCCCTCTCCAAATGCTGGCCACCAAAATTTCCGCCACTGTGATTGCCCTCTGCTCCATCCCCGTCTACCGGGAAGGGAATATGCTTTATTTCATCCAGACTCAACTCGAAGTGGCCGAGGCCTGCAGCGGCATTCGCTCCCTCATGTCCCTGACCATGCTCGCCGTGCTCTTCGCCTACCTCTCCGGCACCGGTTGGTGGCGTAAGTCAGTTTTGATTCTCTCCGCCATACCCATTGCCATGCTTGCCAACATTTTGCGGGTCAGCGGTACCGGTATTCTTGCCCATTTTTTCGGCGACCGGGTTGCTCGCGGGTTTCTCCATGAATTTTCCGGGCTGGTGGTCTTTGCCTTCGGTCTGGCCGTGTTGTTTTTGGTTTTCACCTTACTGAATCGCGTCGGGGCTCGCCGATCTGTTTTGCTGCCCTGA
- a CDS encoding DegT/DnrJ/EryC1/StrS family aminotransferase, with protein sequence MRIGRTLPPAAAPIHFRDLLSGIAGIIRGQRETERFRDELRDYFGVPHCYLVSSGQAALTLILLALKEVAPQRDEVLIPAFTCYSVPASIVASGLKVRLCDIDPQTCDFNFEQLQTLLEGKRLLGIVPTHLFGLPADVARLKKITEGRGVFLVEDAAQAMGSEWEGEKLGTLGDVGFFSLGRGKALSTVEGGVILTRCDKLGRRLDQAFARIEEYSVLQTLTLFIYALALTVLMRPWLFWLPKNLPFLRLGETVYETDFPLRKLTGLQAGLARNWRHKLKGFQKTRCARVSEWHSFFLPFSFLVRLPASTPLLRFPMILPTADSARMILASGARRGLGIAPSYPSAVHHIPELASGFVGQEFPAAAEVVRRLITIPVHGYVGRNDRKKIFSLFSQVKDGPQ encoded by the coding sequence ATGCGCATAGGACGAACCCTGCCGCCGGCCGCGGCGCCGATTCATTTCCGGGATCTCCTTTCCGGAATCGCCGGGATCATCCGCGGCCAGCGGGAAACCGAGCGCTTCCGGGACGAACTCAGGGACTATTTCGGAGTCCCTCACTGTTATCTGGTTTCCTCCGGGCAGGCGGCGCTGACCCTTATTCTGCTGGCCCTGAAAGAGGTCGCCCCGCAACGGGATGAGGTGCTCATCCCCGCCTTTACCTGTTACTCCGTCCCCGCCTCCATCGTTGCTTCCGGACTTAAGGTGAGGCTGTGCGACATCGATCCGCAAACCTGCGATTTTAACTTTGAACAGCTCCAAACGCTTCTTGAGGGGAAACGACTGCTGGGCATCGTGCCGACCCACCTTTTCGGCCTCCCTGCCGACGTGGCGCGGCTGAAAAAGATCACCGAGGGGAGGGGGGTTTTTCTCGTCGAGGATGCCGCCCAGGCCATGGGGAGTGAATGGGAGGGGGAAAAGCTGGGGACACTGGGCGATGTCGGGTTTTTCAGCCTGGGGCGAGGCAAGGCGCTCTCCACCGTTGAGGGGGGTGTTATTCTCACCCGTTGCGACAAGCTCGGGCGGCGTCTCGACCAGGCCTTCGCCAGGATCGAAGAGTACAGCGTCCTGCAGACCCTGACTCTCTTTATCTACGCCCTCGCCCTGACTGTGCTGATGCGTCCCTGGCTTTTCTGGTTGCCGAAAAATCTCCCTTTTCTGCGACTGGGTGAGACCGTCTATGAAACGGACTTCCCGCTTCGGAAGCTGACAGGGCTGCAGGCCGGCTTGGCTCGCAACTGGCGCCACAAACTGAAGGGATTTCAAAAAACTAGGTGTGCCCGGGTGTCGGAATGGCATTCCTTTTTTCTCCCCTTCAGTTTTTTAGTCCGTCTCCCGGCGTCGACCCCTTTGCTGCGTTTCCCGATGATTTTGCCGACAGCAGATAGCGCTCGGATGATTCTGGCATCCGGGGCCCGCCGGGGGCTTGGAATTGCTCCTTCTTATCCGAGCGCAGTCCATCATATCCCCGAATTGGCGTCCGGGTTTGTAGGTCAGGAATTCCCTGCAGCCGCAGAAGTTGTCCGACGGTTGATCACAATTCCCGTTCATGGCTACGTTGGTCGCAATGACCGGAAAAAGATTTTTTCGCTGTTTTCGCAGGTCAAGGATGGGCCGCAATGA
- a CDS encoding FemAB family XrtA/PEP-CTERM system-associated protein, whose translation MRIRRLGSDEKQAWDDYVAAHPQALPYHRHAWKDAVEAAYGFEGIYLVAEEQGRIDGVLPLVLFSWPLLGQRLISLPYCDAGGILAENESIAARLLAGARILAQRPPFSALEIRCRHPLSGQETGGGGINKVRMVLDLPQGGDKLMSGLKAKLRSQIKKPERDGLYARLGGGELLAEFYAVFAENMRDLGSPVHSRLWFEEILKAFGQQAAIGVIYSPEGRPAAAGILLRNGKLACVPWASSLRCFKHLNPNMLLYWTFLSFAADNGSEKFDFGRSTQGEGSWRFKKQWGAEPEPLYWETFSAEKRWASNAAAGGKSRRWAEAVWRRLPLETTSYLGPKVRRFISL comes from the coding sequence ATGAGAATCCGCCGCCTGGGTTCCGACGAAAAACAGGCCTGGGACGACTATGTGGCAGCCCACCCGCAGGCGCTTCCCTACCATCGCCATGCCTGGAAGGACGCAGTGGAGGCCGCCTACGGCTTCGAAGGAATCTACCTGGTCGCCGAGGAGCAAGGGCGGATCGACGGCGTTCTTCCCCTGGTTTTATTCTCCTGGCCGCTCCTGGGACAACGCCTTATTTCCCTCCCCTACTGTGATGCCGGGGGGATTCTGGCCGAAAACGAAAGTATCGCCGCCCGTCTCCTTGCCGGTGCGAGAATCCTGGCCCAAAGGCCCCCTTTCAGCGCCCTAGAGATCCGCTGCAGGCATCCTTTGTCGGGCCAGGAGACAGGGGGAGGAGGGATCAATAAAGTCCGCATGGTCCTTGACCTTCCGCAGGGGGGAGACAAGCTGATGTCAGGCCTGAAGGCCAAACTGCGCAGTCAAATCAAAAAACCGGAACGCGATGGGCTTTACGCCCGTCTGGGCGGCGGCGAACTTCTCGCCGAGTTCTATGCCGTTTTCGCTGAAAACATGCGGGATCTCGGGTCCCCCGTACATAGCCGCCTGTGGTTTGAGGAAATCCTCAAGGCCTTCGGTCAACAGGCGGCCATCGGGGTGATTTATTCCCCGGAGGGGCGTCCTGCCGCGGCGGGAATTCTCCTCCGAAACGGCAAACTCGCCTGTGTCCCCTGGGCTTCTTCCCTCCGCTGTTTCAAACACTTGAACCCGAACATGCTTCTGTACTGGACCTTTCTCTCTTTCGCCGCCGACAACGGCAGCGAAAAGTTCGATTTCGGCCGCTCCACCCAAGGGGAGGGGAGCTGGCGCTTCAAGAAACAGTGGGGGGCAGAACCCGAACCCCTTTACTGGGAAACATTTTCCGCCGAAAAGCGGTGGGCATCCAATGCGGCCGCCGGAGGGAAAAGCAGGCGGTGGGCCGAAGCCGTATGGCGTCGGTTGCCCCTCGAAACAACCAGTTATCTGGGACCTAAGGTCAGGCGCTTCATCAGTCTTTAA
- a CDS encoding XrtA system polysaccharide deacetylase, translating into MINALTIDVEDYFHVSAFESVSAPDSWDGRELRVERNTEKILAILDETGVKATFFVLGWVALKLPQLVRDIAARGHEVASHGFGHRRICFLGQKEFREDIRRSKTILEDLTGCAVQGYRAPSYSISAETPWAFDELWAADFRYDSSVFPVRHDFYGLTDWPRFQGRAVRFENGTWGPAADAAPGQASLMEVPISTLEFGSQRVPIAGGGYFRLYPYNFTRWGLRRINRIDRRPFIFYLHPWEIDPDQPRLRGAGLKSTFRHYLNLHRTETRFRRLVQDFHFAPVAEGLKGWTA; encoded by the coding sequence ATGATCAATGCCCTGACCATCGATGTCGAGGATTACTTCCACGTGTCGGCTTTCGAGTCCGTCTCCGCTCCGGACTCGTGGGACGGCCGTGAATTGCGTGTGGAGCGCAATACGGAAAAGATCCTCGCCATTCTCGACGAGACGGGCGTCAAGGCGACTTTTTTCGTCCTTGGCTGGGTTGCTTTGAAGCTGCCGCAACTGGTTCGGGACATCGCCGCTCGGGGGCATGAGGTCGCCAGTCACGGCTTCGGCCATCGCCGAATTTGTTTTCTCGGTCAGAAGGAGTTTCGCGAGGACATCCGGCGCAGCAAGACGATTCTCGAGGACCTGACGGGGTGCGCCGTACAGGGCTACCGCGCCCCGAGCTATTCCATATCGGCGGAGACTCCCTGGGCCTTCGACGAACTCTGGGCGGCAGATTTCCGTTATGACTCAAGTGTCTTTCCGGTCCGTCACGATTTTTACGGATTGACCGACTGGCCTCGGTTTCAGGGGAGGGCGGTACGTTTTGAAAACGGTACCTGGGGTCCGGCGGCAGATGCGGCGCCGGGGCAGGCCTCCCTCATGGAAGTCCCCATCTCGACCCTCGAGTTCGGCAGTCAGAGGGTCCCCATTGCCGGTGGCGGATATTTCCGGCTCTACCCCTATAATTTCACCCGCTGGGGGCTGAGGAGGATCAACCGGATCGACAGGCGGCCCTTCATCTTCTATCTCCACCCCTGGGAGATCGATCCCGATCAGCCGCGGCTCCGGGGGGCAGGGCTCAAAAGTACGTTTCGGCACTACCTCAATCTCCACCGGACTGAAACACGCTTCCGCCGTCTGGTGCAGGATTTCCACTTCGCCCCGGTCGCCGAAGGGCTGAAAGGATGGACGGCATGA
- a CDS encoding XrtA/PEP-CTERM system-associated ATPase codes for MYEQFFNLEQKPFELLPNPGFLYLSRSHKKALSYLEYGIREGAGFILLTGEVGSGKTTLIRNIVKKLDARTTLSMVFNTRVTPEQLINLINDDFGLDVTGKDKVALLRDLNSYFLARHGENIRPIIIIDEAQNLSSDALEEIRLLSNLERETCKLVQIILVGQPELKTLIAQPQLRQLRQRIGINCHLEPLRPEETEEYIYHRLEKAGNREAVHFHDGTFEVIYRYSLGIPRLINVFCDFLMLAAFVEETRELTLELVEEVVGDVAGETPEVWREEGGADPEEVFNAVWSATAVKSGAGLPLPSVGAASDPLIRRLSLHEDALKTIMENQQEGNHRFEGFLETIARSLDELRSFVLHKKDQGKEGEIN; via the coding sequence ATGTACGAGCAATTTTTCAATCTTGAGCAAAAGCCCTTTGAACTCCTGCCGAATCCGGGATTTCTCTATCTCAGCCGCTCCCACAAGAAGGCGCTGAGTTACCTGGAATACGGAATCCGCGAAGGGGCAGGCTTCATTCTCCTCACCGGCGAGGTCGGCTCCGGCAAGACCACGCTGATCCGCAATATCGTCAAAAAACTCGATGCCAGAACGACCCTGTCGATGGTCTTCAATACCCGCGTCACCCCCGAGCAGCTGATCAATCTGATCAACGACGATTTCGGGCTCGATGTGACCGGCAAGGACAAGGTGGCCCTGCTACGCGACCTCAACAGCTATTTTCTCGCCCGGCATGGCGAGAACATCCGGCCGATCATCATCATCGACGAGGCCCAGAACCTCTCCTCCGATGCTCTGGAGGAAATCCGGCTCCTTTCCAATCTCGAACGGGAAACCTGCAAACTGGTGCAGATCATTCTCGTCGGTCAGCCTGAACTGAAGACTCTGATTGCCCAACCGCAGCTGCGGCAGTTGCGGCAACGCATCGGCATCAACTGTCATCTCGAACCCCTGCGTCCCGAAGAGACCGAAGAGTACATCTATCATCGCCTGGAGAAGGCCGGCAACCGCGAGGCCGTACACTTTCATGATGGGACCTTCGAAGTCATCTACCGCTACAGCCTCGGGATTCCGCGCCTGATCAACGTCTTCTGCGATTTTCTGATGCTGGCCGCCTTTGTCGAAGAAACGCGGGAGCTGACTCTCGAGCTGGTGGAGGAGGTGGTGGGCGATGTCGCCGGCGAGACACCGGAGGTCTGGCGGGAGGAGGGGGGAGCCGACCCGGAAGAAGTCTTCAACGCCGTCTGGAGCGCCACCGCCGTAAAAAGTGGGGCAGGCCTTCCTCTTCCGTCCGTCGGGGCGGCTTCCGACCCTCTCATCCGGCGTCTATCACTGCACGAAGATGCCCTTAAAACGATCATGGAAAACCAGCAGGAGGGGAACCACCGTTTCGAAGGGTTTCTCGAGACGATTGCTCGCAGCCTCGATGAATTGCGAAGTTTCGTACTGCACAAAAAAGATCAAGGAAAGGAAGGGGAAATCAACTGA
- a CDS encoding TIGR03016 family PEP-CTERM system-associated outer membrane protein, translating into MPEALAELTVHPRLDLREEYNDNIFLEAADEEDDFITIVTPGVALAWKARHLTLDIDYALKFIDYLDHSEEDETRLSDVQRLLAELELFPGRDFTLSLRDELTRVVVDERRPVVEENTLVNKSNLNRFQANPQYRFHPGRKVSTTLGYLYELLSYQAPEGDDAENHTGTIDLGYEYSRRLQLTLGYADWFHNAKRTEDFNKKDLVAGFSYRVGPRFTLEGAGGATWIDFEERSENNPSAIWRGSAVYQRSEALLMELGYADNYFVSANLGLVKNREAYGRIAYSSKVISEFRIFAREGIYQTIEREDRAAGGTVSAEIPFGQRFYFGLRGHYTYYRFFPEEEDVQRYGGLGSLGYRWQQWLALSLGYSWTENNSDFALNDYRNNIAFIEGQLRF; encoded by the coding sequence GTGCCAGAAGCCCTAGCCGAGCTGACGGTGCATCCGCGTCTCGACCTCCGCGAGGAGTACAACGACAACATTTTTCTCGAGGCCGCCGACGAAGAGGATGACTTCATCACCATCGTTACCCCCGGGGTTGCCCTGGCGTGGAAGGCACGACATCTGACCCTTGACATCGATTACGCCTTGAAATTCATCGACTATCTGGATCATTCGGAAGAAGACGAAACCCGCCTGAGCGACGTCCAGCGCCTCCTGGCCGAACTCGAACTCTTTCCCGGGCGCGATTTCACCCTGTCCCTGCGGGACGAGTTGACAAGGGTCGTCGTCGACGAGCGCCGTCCCGTGGTGGAGGAGAATACCCTTGTTAATAAGAGTAATCTGAACCGCTTCCAGGCCAACCCTCAGTATCGTTTTCATCCCGGCAGGAAGGTCAGCACAACCCTCGGTTATCTCTATGAACTCCTTTCCTATCAGGCTCCGGAAGGGGACGATGCCGAGAATCACACCGGCACTATCGATCTGGGATACGAATATTCGAGGCGGCTGCAGCTCACTCTCGGATATGCGGACTGGTTTCACAACGCCAAGAGGACGGAGGATTTCAACAAAAAGGACCTCGTCGCAGGCTTCAGCTACCGCGTCGGTCCCCGCTTCACCCTCGAAGGGGCCGGCGGCGCGACCTGGATCGATTTCGAAGAGAGGAGCGAGAACAATCCTTCGGCCATCTGGCGCGGGAGCGCAGTGTACCAACGCTCCGAAGCTCTTCTTATGGAACTCGGTTATGCGGACAACTATTTCGTTTCGGCCAACCTGGGTCTGGTTAAAAACCGGGAGGCGTACGGCCGGATCGCCTACAGCAGTAAAGTGATCTCCGAATTCCGGATCTTTGCCAGGGAGGGGATCTATCAGACGATCGAAAGGGAAGACCGCGCCGCCGGAGGGACGGTCTCCGCCGAGATCCCCTTCGGACAACGCTTTTACTTCGGCCTGCGGGGCCACTACACGTACTACCGGTTTTTCCCCGAAGAGGAAGATGTGCAGCGCTACGGAGGCCTGGGGAGTCTTGGCTACCGCTGGCAGCAGTGGCTGGCCCTCTCCCTGGGATATTCCTGGACGGAAAACAATTCGGATTTTGCTCTCAACGATTATCGCAACAACATCGCTTTTATCGAAGGTCAACTGAGGTTTTAG
- a CDS encoding XrtA-associated tyrosine autokinase codes for MSRIEKALEKASLLRENQALEKASLRREYQERPPVPLEAGPRAPGHVALKVAPLPVNSPFLMSAGNCQAGIAEEYKKLKSLVVKLTRAEAFRNTLAVTSTLPGEGKTVTAINLALTLAQEYDHTVLLVDADLRKPMVHKYLGIEPEVGLAHCLRDGVPIEQALVKTGLGKLVVLPAGDAISDPVERFASQRMKEIITEIKSRYGDRYIIFDLPPVLPFAEAQILGAEVDGVIFVIRQRQVKATEVQEALESLKPVNMLGVVFNCVTTPSKLGRYRYY; via the coding sequence ATGAGCCGAATAGAAAAAGCCCTGGAGAAAGCCTCCCTGCTGCGTGAAAACCAGGCCCTGGAGAAAGCCTCGCTGCGGCGAGAATACCAGGAACGGCCTCCCGTCCCGTTAGAGGCTGGTCCCCGTGCTCCGGGGCACGTGGCGCTGAAGGTTGCACCGCTGCCGGTCAACAGCCCGTTTCTGATGAGCGCCGGGAATTGTCAGGCCGGAATCGCCGAGGAGTACAAAAAGCTCAAGTCTCTCGTGGTCAAGTTGACGCGGGCGGAGGCGTTTCGCAACACCCTCGCCGTCACCAGCACACTTCCCGGCGAAGGCAAAACCGTGACGGCGATCAACCTTGCGCTGACGCTGGCCCAGGAATACGACCATACGGTCCTTCTTGTGGACGCCGATTTGCGCAAGCCGATGGTTCACAAATACCTGGGGATCGAGCCCGAGGTCGGATTGGCGCACTGCCTCCGGGACGGTGTCCCCATCGAACAGGCCCTGGTCAAGACCGGGCTCGGCAAGCTGGTGGTCCTGCCGGCCGGGGATGCGATCTCCGATCCCGTGGAGCGTTTTGCATCCCAGCGCATGAAGGAGATCATCACCGAGATCAAGAGCCGCTATGGCGACCGCTACATCATCTTTGATCTCCCTCCGGTGCTCCCCTTTGCCGAAGCCCAGATTCTCGGTGCCGAAGTCGATGGGGTGATTTTCGTTATCCGTCAGCGGCAGGTCAAGGCGACGGAGGTCCAGGAGGCGCTGGAGAGTCTCAAACCGGTCAATATGCTCGGAGTCGTCTTCAACTGTGTGACGACCCCTTCGAAACTGGGACGATATCGCTATTACTAG
- a CDS encoding XrtA system polysaccharide chain length determinant produces MAIDISKKKKLEPSDYLGMVVRRAALVVYVAIAVMTLVLIVGYNLPKKYNADSTVFIEKNVLNTLVKGIAFTPEMGDRIRVLKYALLSRDMISKVLEEMDADVFAKGNSEVQEFISSLQNRTNIKVKDEDLFIVSITDKDPKFAQDYINTLVQKYVEENISAKREESYGANRFLDEQLEIFKVKLDQAEDAIIEFRKRMGIYLSIDEKTIMEDIRQYRRAMEEIDLNLDSLNAKKKHLKVQLKSIEPTVTLFSEKQKEDRIANLERRVRELLVTYTKNYPEVLKVEAEIQALRSRTTPDKNAGDGETEFRSANPVFQEVTQKFLETETEISSMQGRRARFQEMIREREAELRSAPESKKELAILTQERDSARKIFEEMQMRVNQSEVSKQMEIGDKATTFRIVDPAIFPTKPTFPDKIQLILFALVAGLGAGVGSVLLLENLDGSIKDVDQIQGMGLQLLGVIPVIPCAVEERRRRKGVFWACATGSVYLCGIFGLLAYEAIKRLT; encoded by the coding sequence ATGGCTATTGATATTTCAAAAAAAAAGAAATTGGAACCCAGCGACTATCTGGGCATGGTCGTCCGCCGAGCAGCTCTGGTCGTTTATGTGGCCATTGCCGTCATGACCCTGGTCCTGATCGTCGGCTATAACCTTCCCAAAAAATACAACGCCGACTCGACGGTATTCATAGAAAAAAACGTCCTCAACACTCTGGTGAAGGGAATTGCCTTCACTCCGGAGATGGGTGACCGTATCCGGGTTCTCAAATATGCGCTCCTCAGCCGGGATATGATATCGAAGGTTCTGGAAGAAATGGATGCTGATGTTTTTGCCAAAGGAAACTCCGAGGTTCAAGAATTTATAAGTTCACTGCAAAACAGGACGAATATTAAAGTAAAAGATGAGGATTTATTTATTGTTTCCATTACGGACAAAGATCCCAAATTCGCCCAGGACTACATCAATACACTCGTTCAGAAATATGTCGAAGAAAACATTTCAGCCAAAAGAGAAGAAAGTTACGGCGCCAATCGGTTTCTTGACGAGCAACTCGAGATCTTCAAGGTCAAGCTCGACCAGGCTGAAGATGCCATTATCGAATTCAGAAAGCGCATGGGTATCTACCTCTCCATCGACGAAAAAACGATCATGGAAGATATCCGTCAGTATCGGCGGGCCATGGAGGAAATTGATCTGAATCTTGATTCATTGAATGCCAAGAAAAAGCATTTGAAGGTTCAACTTAAATCCATCGAGCCCACAGTGACCCTGTTTTCCGAAAAACAGAAGGAAGACCGGATCGCCAATCTTGAACGGCGGGTCAGGGAGCTTTTGGTGACCTATACCAAAAATTACCCGGAGGTCCTCAAGGTGGAAGCGGAAATTCAGGCCCTGCGCAGCCGGACCACCCCGGACAAGAATGCCGGAGATGGAGAAACGGAATTTCGTTCGGCCAACCCGGTCTTCCAGGAAGTCACCCAGAAGTTTCTCGAAACGGAAACGGAAATCAGTTCCATGCAGGGGCGGCGCGCCAGGTTTCAGGAAATGATCCGTGAACGGGAGGCCGAGCTGCGCAGCGCCCCCGAAAGCAAGAAGGAGCTCGCCATTCTGACGCAGGAGCGGGATTCGGCCCGCAAGATCTTCGAAGAAATGCAGATGAGGGTGAATCAGTCCGAGGTGTCCAAGCAGATGGAAATCGGCGACAAGGCCACCACATTCCGCATCGTCGACCCGGCTATATTTCCGACCAAGCCGACATTCCCCGATAAAATCCAGTTGATCCTCTTTGCGCTTGTGGCCGGCCTGGGAGCCGGTGTCGGCAGCGTCCTCCTTCTGGAAAACCTCGACGGCTCCATCAAGGATGTCGATCAGATCCAGGGGATGGGCCTGCAACTACTGGGGGTCATTCCGGTTATCCCCTGCGCTGTCGAGGAGCGGCGGCGAAGAAAAGGGGTCTTCTGGGCCTGCGCCACGGGCTCGGTCTACCTGTGCGGAATCTTCGGCCTGCTGGCTTATGAAGCGATAAAGCGCCTGACCTGA